TATAAATTTACTCTATTTGCCCTAATATTTTGTTTGTCAAATAGTTCATTCTCTCAGACTACAAAATTAACACAAATCTATTTTGGAAAAACAAAAAGTATCAAGGCAGAATACTATGTTTTGAAAAAAAGTAAAGAAATAAAACATGGCGAATATAAATCTTACTATCTCAGCGGAAAACAAAAAGAAGAAGGACTGTACTCGAACAATCAAAAAGAGGGAGAGTGGCTTGTATATGACTCAACAGGAAGGTTGGAGGAGGTTCAATTTTACAAATCTGGTCAAAAAACAGGTATATGGAAAAAATACATAGAAAGAGGTCAGGTTATTAAAAAGTTTGATTATGAAAATAATAAAGCCTTAGATCCATTGATATATGTACCTTGTGCATATCCTCCAATAGCAAGAGAAAACGGAATTGAAGGAGTTGTAGAACTTGATTTCATCTTTGATGATAATTGTATTCTGCAAGATATTAAAATCTTTAAATCACCTGGCGATGACTTTGATAAATCGGCCATTGACTGCGCCAAAAAAACTATACAATTGATTGCTAAATACTTTCCCAATAAATGCATCAAAGAATCTGAATTATTGCCGTACACAATACGCTTCTCACTTCAATAACTTCTCTGCTTCAAACCTCCCATTCACCTCCTCAATAAAACCCAAAACGTCTTCCCTGCCTGTTTTTTTTCTGGCGGAAGTCAAAAAATGTTGCGGCATTTCCTCCCATGTTTCCAAAAATTGCGCTCTAAATACCTCCACATTTTCTGGTTTGTACTTTCGATCATCCGTTTTGGTGAACACAATCACAAATGGAATCATCATCTCCCCCAACCAATTGGCAAATTCAAGGTCAATGGGTTGTGGAGGAATGCGGCTGTCTATCAGCAAAAATACACATTGAAGGTTCATACGTTTTTGAAGGTAATTCCGAATAAATTGCTCCCATTTTTTTCGCTGTACTTTGGATATTTTGGCATAACCATAGCCGGGTAAATCCACCAAATACCATTCATCATTGATGATAAAATGATTGATAGTTTGGGTTTTGCCGGGAGTATTCGATACTTTCGCCAACTTATTTCGCTCCGTAAGCATGTTTATTAACGAAGATTTACCGACATTGGAGCGACCAATAAAAGCATATTCTGGCAAGGTAGGTTCAGGACATTTGGACACACTGACAGAACTTGCTAGGTATTCCGCTGATTTAATGAGCATTTTTCGTTTTAATTTGAATTTCTTATATGATATTTTTGTTGCTATCTATTTGCTGTTCCACCATTGTCATGCTGATGTTCAAGGTATTTGAAGTCTATCGCATCGACAACTTTCAAGCAATCGTCTTCAACTATCTTACCTGTTTTGCAGTTGGATTGCTGACCGTAGAAAGCAATATTCTCGGCAGTAGTTTTTGGCAACAACCGTGGTTTCCTTTTGCCGTCATGCTGGGTTTTGTGTTCATCAGCACTTTCCAATTGATTGCCCTAACGACTCAGCAAAATGGCGTGACCGTGGCTACGATTGCCAACAAAACAACGATGGTAATTCCCATGACAGTAGCTTTTTTCATGTACGGTGATGTGGTCACACTTCCCAAAATTGTAGGAATCCTGTTGGCAATTGCTGCCATTTTTCTAACAGCACACAAAGATAAACAAGAATTTTCATTGGAGGGCATCATCCCTTCAAATGATGCGAACACGCTGAAATCCAAAGCACGTAATAACTATGCCTATGTTCTTCTGCCTTTGTCTGTGTTTTTGGCGGGTGGATTCATCGAAACAGTCATCAACTACGTGCAAGTGCATTATTTGCAGGAAAACAGTGCCAACGCTTTTTCGATGTTTATCTTTACCACAGCAGCAGCGATTGGTTTATTTTTTATTGTTATTCAGCGATTTACTCAACAAAAAAAACTCGTTGGGCGAAACATTCTCGGAGGAATCGTTTTGGGGATTCCCAATTATGGCAGTATTTACTTCCTAATCATGGCTTTGCACAGTACAGGCATGGAGAGTTCGAGGGTGTTTCCGTTGAACAATATCGGGATTGTTCTTTTGGCAAGTTTGACGGCTTTTGTTTTGTTTCGTGAAAAATTGACAAAAATGAATATATTGGGGGTAGTTTGTGCGGTGGTGGCGATTTTATTGATTGCTTTTTGAGATAATGGTAAAGTCTGTAATAAAGACTCAAATATCTAAGCTGTAATCGTTTAACAACTTGTTTTCCTTCGCATCTTTAGGA
The Chitinophagales bacterium genome window above contains:
- a CDS encoding TonB family protein, which codes for MYKFTLFALIFCLSNSSFSQTTKLTQIYFGKTKSIKAEYYVLKKSKEIKHGEYKSYYLSGKQKEEGLYSNNQKEGEWLVYDSTGRLEEVQFYKSGQKTGIWKKYIERGQVIKKFDYENNKALDPLIYVPCAYPPIARENGIEGVVELDFIFDDNCILQDIKIFKSPGDDFDKSAIDCAKKTIQLIAKYFPNKCIKESELLPYTIRFSLQ
- the yihA gene encoding ribosome biogenesis GTP-binding protein YihA/YsxC — protein: MLIKSAEYLASSVSVSKCPEPTLPEYAFIGRSNVGKSSLINMLTERNKLAKVSNTPGKTQTINHFIINDEWYLVDLPGYGYAKISKVQRKKWEQFIRNYLQKRMNLQCVFLLIDSRIPPQPIDLEFANWLGEMMIPFVIVFTKTDDRKYKPENVEVFRAQFLETWEEMPQHFLTSARKKTGREDVLGFIEEVNGRFEAEKLLK
- a CDS encoding EamA family transporter → MFKVFEVYRIDNFQAIVFNYLTCFAVGLLTVESNILGSSFWQQPWFPFAVMLGFVFISTFQLIALTTQQNGVTVATIANKTTMVIPMTVAFFMYGDVVTLPKIVGILLAIAAIFLTAHKDKQEFSLEGIIPSNDANTLKSKARNNYAYVLLPLSVFLAGGFIETVINYVQVHYLQENSANAFSMFIFTTAAAIGLFFIVIQRFTQQKKLVGRNILGGIVLGIPNYGSIYFLIMALHSTGMESSRVFPLNNIGIVLLASLTAFVLFREKLTKMNILGVVCAVVAILLIAF